One genomic segment of Nonomuraea coxensis DSM 45129 includes these proteins:
- a CDS encoding serine/threonine-protein kinase has translation MSDRKQAGRRIAGRYQLQEIIGRGGMGIVWRAHDELLDRTVAVKEVRYAAALGEEVQLLNRRTMREARAAARFEHPNVIVVHDVIEEDDRPWIVMQLVQSRSLGAVIKQEGPLPPKRVAEIGIAVLDALHRAHEAGVLHRDVKPENVLLADDGRVVLTDFGIATLETETQLTVTGLAGTPAFIAPERLKGLPARRESDLWSLGATLYTAVEGRSPHERGMALATMHAVLTDEPDPAPNAGPLADVIAGLLAKEPVQRLTYDEAERMLRRAIAQASPAATAQFPAAATTPPAKPARARRQPYQPKPPAEDDTPTDPNLLPAAATPPETGARLTPVTGGPKPPAESTANTVAPSPQRRPGPVIAAALAVLLVAGVAGYLGLRSGPGDDPRDAGASTAGVSTAASPPSSPAASDGTPSDGGSPDASATPSATPSPTATPSESPSPSEGKSAEAALPKGWKWYKDKKMGFTIGLPPGWDVWDRSGLQVKFKGPGAASNAYVMVEEAAKPGKDPYKDWKKQEPVLKHNFGGYKKLDIKRVDYQKSAADWDFTWNTNTGKTRVRNRGFVTDNGRAYAIYWHTLSSHWKADYRFFEGFCASFKPAK, from the coding sequence ATGTCGGATCGTAAGCAGGCAGGACGTCGCATCGCCGGCCGCTACCAGCTGCAGGAGATCATCGGCCGGGGCGGGATGGGCATCGTCTGGCGAGCCCACGACGAGCTGCTCGACCGCACCGTCGCGGTCAAGGAGGTCCGCTACGCGGCCGCCCTGGGCGAGGAAGTGCAGCTCCTGAACCGGCGCACGATGCGTGAGGCGAGGGCGGCGGCCAGATTCGAGCATCCCAACGTGATCGTCGTGCACGACGTGATCGAGGAGGACGACCGTCCCTGGATCGTCATGCAGCTCGTGCAGTCGCGCTCGCTGGGGGCGGTCATCAAGCAGGAGGGGCCGCTGCCCCCCAAGCGGGTGGCCGAGATCGGCATCGCCGTGCTCGACGCGCTGCACCGGGCGCACGAGGCGGGCGTGCTGCACCGCGACGTCAAACCGGAGAACGTGCTGCTGGCCGACGACGGCCGCGTGGTGCTCACCGACTTCGGCATCGCCACGCTGGAGACCGAGACGCAGCTCACGGTGACGGGCCTGGCGGGCACGCCGGCGTTCATCGCCCCCGAACGGCTGAAGGGGCTGCCCGCGCGGCGCGAGTCCGACCTGTGGTCGCTGGGCGCCACCCTCTACACGGCGGTGGAGGGCCGCTCGCCGCACGAGCGCGGCATGGCGCTGGCGACCATGCACGCCGTGCTGACCGACGAGCCCGACCCCGCCCCGAACGCGGGGCCGCTCGCCGACGTGATCGCCGGGCTGCTGGCCAAGGAGCCGGTGCAGCGGCTGACGTACGACGAGGCCGAGCGCATGCTGCGCCGGGCGATCGCGCAGGCGAGCCCGGCGGCGACCGCGCAGTTCCCGGCCGCGGCGACCACGCCGCCGGCGAAGCCGGCCCGGGCGCGCAGGCAGCCGTACCAGCCGAAGCCGCCCGCCGAGGACGACACCCCCACCGATCCCAACCTCCTGCCCGCGGCCGCGACGCCGCCCGAGACGGGCGCCCGGCTCACCCCGGTCACCGGCGGACCGAAGCCGCCCGCGGAATCCACTGCGAACACGGTCGCGCCGTCGCCCCAGCGGCGGCCCGGCCCGGTCATCGCGGCGGCCCTCGCGGTCCTGCTCGTCGCGGGCGTGGCCGGCTACCTCGGCCTGCGTTCCGGCCCCGGCGACGACCCACGCGACGCCGGCGCCTCCACGGCGGGCGTGAGCACCGCGGCGTCCCCGCCGTCCTCGCCCGCCGCGAGCGACGGCACGCCGTCGGACGGCGGGTCGCCCGACGCCTCCGCCACACCGAGCGCCACACCGAGCCCCACGGCCACGCCGAGCGAGTCGCCGAGCCCGAGCGAGGGCAAGAGCGCCGAGGCCGCGCTGCCCAAGGGCTGGAAGTGGTACAAGGACAAGAAGATGGGCTTCACCATCGGCCTGCCTCCCGGCTGGGACGTGTGGGACCGGAGCGGGCTCCAGGTCAAGTTCAAGGGCCCGGGGGCGGCGTCCAACGCGTACGTCATGGTCGAGGAGGCCGCCAAGCCGGGCAAGGACCCGTACAAGGACTGGAAGAAGCAGGAGCCGGTGCTGAAGCACAACTTCGGCGGCTACAAGAAGCTCGACATCAAGCGCGTCGACTACCAGAAGTCCGCCGCCGACTGGGACTTCACCTGGAACACCAACACCGGCAAGACGCGGGTGCGCAACCGGGGCTTCGTCACCGACAACGGGCGGGCGTACGCCATCTACTGGCACACGCTGAGCAGCCACTGGAAGGCCGACTACCGCTTCTTCGAAGGGTTCTGCGCGTCGTTCAAACCGGCCAAGTAG
- a CDS encoding amino acid permease → MRTQTDEGYSHALGNRQVQMIAIGGAIGVGLFLGAGGRLQATGPALVVSYAAAGLAAFFVMRALGELVLYRPTSGSFVEYAGEFIGPWAAFASGWMYWVNWAFTGIAELTAIAAYIHYWAPAFPQALTALVALGFVLLVNLLSVRLFGELEFWFALLKVLAITVFLVVGLVLVVFSVGGAGPSNLVAHGGFTPTGLPMVLMSLQSVVFAYASIELVGIAAGETARPREVMPKAVNGVVWRIAIFYVGSVLLLAMVLPWTAYRAGVSPFVTVFSGLGVPWAADAMNLVVITAALSSCNSGLYATGRILRSMARKGEAPGFAVTLSRRQVPVGGIVFTALTFLGGVVLFYFLPERAFNIATAGASLGVVTTWGVLVYCQLRLRRAGHRSAFPMPGSPVTNWLTLAFLALVVLLMPFADRDQRVAFFLIPALVAAIAAGWLLVRRRRTAAAPALAAPEGRPETG, encoded by the coding sequence GTGCGCACGCAGACCGACGAGGGTTACTCGCACGCGCTGGGCAACCGGCAGGTCCAGATGATCGCGATCGGCGGGGCGATCGGGGTGGGGCTGTTCCTCGGCGCGGGCGGCCGGCTGCAGGCCACCGGGCCCGCGCTCGTGGTGTCGTACGCCGCGGCCGGCCTCGCCGCCTTCTTCGTCATGCGGGCGCTCGGCGAGCTCGTGCTCTACCGGCCCACGTCAGGGTCGTTCGTCGAGTACGCCGGCGAGTTCATCGGCCCGTGGGCGGCCTTCGCCAGCGGCTGGATGTACTGGGTCAACTGGGCGTTCACCGGCATCGCCGAGCTGACCGCGATCGCCGCGTACATCCACTACTGGGCGCCCGCCTTCCCCCAGGCGCTGACGGCGCTGGTCGCGCTCGGCTTCGTCCTGCTGGTCAACCTGCTGTCGGTGCGGCTGTTCGGCGAGCTGGAGTTCTGGTTCGCGCTGCTGAAGGTGCTGGCGATCACCGTCTTCCTCGTCGTGGGGCTGGTGCTGGTGGTCTTCTCGGTCGGCGGGGCCGGGCCCTCCAACCTGGTCGCGCACGGCGGGTTCACCCCGACGGGGCTGCCGATGGTGCTGATGAGCCTGCAGTCGGTGGTGTTCGCGTACGCCTCGATCGAGCTGGTCGGCATCGCGGCGGGCGAGACGGCGCGGCCCCGCGAGGTGATGCCGAAGGCCGTCAACGGCGTGGTGTGGCGCATCGCGATCTTCTACGTGGGCTCGGTGCTGCTGCTGGCGATGGTGCTGCCGTGGACGGCGTACCGGGCGGGGGTGTCGCCGTTCGTGACCGTCTTCTCCGGGCTCGGCGTGCCGTGGGCGGCCGACGCCATGAACCTCGTCGTCATCACGGCGGCCCTGTCGTCGTGCAACTCCGGCCTGTACGCGACCGGGCGCATCCTGCGGTCGATGGCGAGGAAGGGCGAGGCGCCGGGGTTCGCCGTCACGCTGAGCAGGCGGCAGGTGCCCGTCGGGGGCATCGTGTTCACGGCGCTCACGTTCCTCGGCGGGGTCGTGCTGTTCTACTTCCTGCCGGAGCGGGCGTTCAACATCGCCACGGCGGGCGCCTCGCTCGGCGTGGTCACCACGTGGGGGGTGCTCGTCTACTGCCAGCTGCGGCTGCGGCGGGCCGGGCACCGCTCGGCGTTCCCCATGCCGGGCTCCCCCGTCACCAACTGGCTGACGCTGGCGTTCCTGGCGCTGGTGGTGCTGCTGATGCCGTTCGCCGACCGCGATCAGCGGGTGGCGTTCTTCCTCATCCCGGCGCTGGTCGCGGCCATCGCCGCGGGGTGGCTGCTGGTGCGCAGGCGGCGCACGGCGGCCGCGCCTGCCCTCGCGGCCCCCGAGGGACGGCCGGAAACGGGTTAG
- a CDS encoding serine/threonine protein kinase, which produces MLVANRYRLLEPLGEGGMGVVWRAYDELLDRTVAVKEVRYAGVGDERRAELNRRTIREARAAGRLDHPSVVVVHDVVEEDGRPWIVMQLVRSRSLAQVVREQGPLPVGQVAVIGGRVLDALRAAHATGVLHRDVKPENVLLADDGRVVLTDFGIASLEAEAGLTATGGLVGTPAYMPPERLNGEPARPESDLWSLGATLYAAVEGEPPFKRDSWAATVAAVLRDQPEPPRRAGALTPVVMGLLHRDPAGRLPAGEAARLLHELATTHPLPAAPSPGPTPPSPSQFPGPSGQFPGPSGQPFGQSPDQFSGSSGGPYSTRAPGPAHVTVPEQRRRRGWAPLAGVAAVVAALAVLGGVGAGGWLLYDRSASPQTSSPATDPAADPATSGPTATEPTTTDPAATGPAEPTPSATPSSAPTTRPLPAGWRTLTSAAGGFTIGLPKGWRATKNPTRDSIRLTGPGTPGAMIVEWTVPDIPWRDPKSHWLGLEREIRAKGEFSDYTRIGITGVRYLGREAADWEFTRTRSGSLIHVVNRGFHTADGRPFALYWETLDSRWARDRHYFDAFVRTFRPR; this is translated from the coding sequence GTGCTCGTCGCCAACCGCTACCGTCTGCTCGAACCGCTCGGGGAGGGCGGCATGGGCGTGGTGTGGCGGGCCTACGACGAACTGCTGGACCGCACGGTGGCGGTCAAGGAGGTCCGGTACGCCGGCGTCGGCGACGAGCGGCGGGCCGAGCTCAACCGGCGCACCATCAGGGAGGCCAGGGCGGCGGGCCGCCTGGACCACCCGTCGGTGGTGGTCGTCCACGACGTGGTCGAGGAGGACGGCCGGCCGTGGATCGTGATGCAGCTCGTACGCTCGCGCTCGCTCGCGCAGGTGGTGCGCGAGCAGGGGCCGCTGCCGGTCGGCCAGGTGGCGGTGATCGGCGGCCGGGTGCTGGACGCGCTGCGGGCCGCGCACGCGACCGGGGTGCTGCACCGCGACGTCAAACCGGAGAACGTGCTGCTGGCCGACGACGGGCGGGTGGTGCTGACCGACTTCGGCATCGCCTCGCTGGAGGCCGAGGCCGGGCTGACCGCGACCGGCGGGCTGGTGGGCACGCCCGCGTACATGCCGCCTGAGCGGCTGAACGGCGAGCCCGCGCGGCCGGAGTCCGATCTGTGGTCCCTGGGCGCGACGCTGTACGCGGCGGTCGAGGGCGAGCCGCCGTTCAAGCGCGACTCGTGGGCGGCGACCGTGGCGGCGGTGCTGCGCGACCAGCCTGAGCCGCCGCGGCGGGCGGGGGCGTTGACGCCGGTCGTCATGGGGCTGCTGCACCGGGACCCGGCCGGACGCCTGCCCGCCGGAGAGGCGGCGCGCCTGCTGCACGAGCTCGCCACCACCCACCCGCTTCCCGCCGCCCCCTCCCCCGGCCCCACACCACCCTCCCCCAGCCAGTTCCCCGGCCCCTCCGGCCAGTTCCCCGGCCCCTCCGGGCAGCCCTTCGGTCAGTCCCCTGATCAGTTCTCCGGCTCCTCGGGCGGGCCGTACTCGACGCGGGCGCCGGGTCCGGCTCATGTCACGGTGCCGGAGCAGCGGCGCCGGCGCGGCTGGGCGCCGCTGGCCGGCGTCGCGGCCGTCGTGGCCGCGCTGGCGGTGCTCGGCGGGGTCGGCGCGGGCGGCTGGCTGCTGTACGACCGCTCGGCGTCCCCTCAGACGTCCTCCCCGGCGACGGACCCAGCGGCGGACCCGGCGACGTCTGGACCGACGGCGACCGAACCGACAACGACCGATCCGGCGGCGACCGGACCGGCCGAGCCGACGCCGTCCGCCACCCCCTCATCGGCCCCCACCACCCGCCCCCTCCCCGCGGGCTGGCGTACGCTCACCAGCGCGGCCGGCGGATTCACCATCGGCCTCCCCAAGGGCTGGCGGGCCACGAAGAACCCCACGAGGGACAGCATCCGCCTCACGGGCCCCGGCACCCCCGGCGCGATGATCGTCGAGTGGACCGTCCCCGACATCCCCTGGCGGGACCCGAAGAGCCACTGGCTGGGCCTTGAGCGGGAGATCCGCGCCAAGGGCGAGTTCAGCGACTACACGCGCATCGGCATCACCGGCGTCAGGTACCTTGGACGTGAGGCCGCCGACTGGGAGTTCACCCGGACCCGCTCCGGGAGCCTCATCCACGTCGTCAACCGCGGCTTCCACACCGCCGACGGCCGCCCGTTCGCGCTCTACTGGGAGACCCTCGACTCCCGCTGGGCCCGCGACCGTCACTACTTCGACGCCTTCGTGAGGACCTTCCGTCCCCGGTGA
- a CDS encoding AzlD domain-containing protein: MTLWWAIAALCAGCYALKLAGLAAPQRVLDHPVVRRFAELVPVALLAALIAVQTFTEAGEAHFDPARTAGLAAAVVALLLRAPFLVVLFGAAAVTALARLLLG, encoded by the coding sequence ATGACGTTGTGGTGGGCGATCGCCGCCCTGTGCGCCGGCTGCTACGCGCTGAAGCTCGCGGGGCTGGCCGCGCCGCAGCGGGTGCTGGACCATCCCGTGGTACGCAGGTTCGCCGAGCTGGTGCCGGTGGCGCTGCTGGCCGCGCTGATCGCGGTGCAGACGTTCACGGAGGCGGGCGAGGCGCACTTCGACCCGGCCCGGACGGCGGGGCTCGCCGCGGCGGTGGTCGCGCTGCTGCTGCGGGCGCCGTTCCTCGTCGTGCTGTTCGGCGCGGCGGCGGTGACCGCGCTTGCCCGGCTGCTTCTGGGGTAG
- a CDS encoding AraC family transcriptional regulator, which yields MKELAHFWRHPAVPETDLLKARYVTHRFSRHVHDGYAIGVIVTGVEEFDYRGTTHRAGAGELVLVNPESVHTGQAGTPEGWSYRMLYPSIEALTSIATELRAPFATPHFPRQVVRDDAVAALLARAHQAAERGDALAASTLSRTMFARLLTRYAAPRPVRPLSPAGGRAVREALELLHESLVDPPALEELAAAVGARPFGLLRAFKEATGLPPHAYLTSLRVRTARRLLLDGVRPAQVAAEVGFTDQAHLTRHFRRIVGVPPAAYQRAAGTYKTEKNPST from the coding sequence GTGAAAGAGCTAGCCCATTTCTGGCGGCACCCCGCGGTGCCGGAGACGGACCTGCTCAAGGCCCGCTACGTCACCCACCGTTTCTCCCGTCACGTCCACGACGGCTACGCGATCGGCGTGATCGTCACGGGCGTGGAGGAGTTCGACTACCGGGGCACCACGCACCGGGCGGGCGCGGGCGAGCTGGTGCTGGTCAACCCCGAGTCGGTGCACACCGGCCAGGCGGGCACGCCGGAGGGCTGGTCGTACCGGATGCTGTACCCGTCGATCGAGGCGCTGACCTCGATCGCGACCGAGCTTCGCGCCCCCTTCGCGACGCCGCACTTCCCGCGCCAGGTCGTACGCGACGACGCGGTGGCGGCGCTGCTGGCGCGGGCCCACCAGGCGGCCGAGCGGGGCGACGCGCTGGCCGCCTCGACGCTGAGCCGGACGATGTTCGCCCGGCTGCTGACCCGCTACGCCGCGCCCCGCCCGGTGCGGCCGTTGTCGCCGGCGGGCGGCCGGGCCGTGCGGGAGGCCCTGGAGCTGCTGCACGAGAGCCTGGTGGACCCGCCCGCGCTGGAGGAGCTGGCCGCGGCGGTGGGGGCGCGGCCGTTCGGGCTGCTGCGGGCGTTCAAGGAGGCGACGGGGCTGCCGCCGCACGCCTACCTGACCTCGTTGCGCGTACGCACCGCGCGCCGCCTGCTGCTGGACGGCGTACGGCCGGCGCAGGTGGCCGCCGAGGTGGGGTTCACCGACCAGGCGCATCTCACCCGGCATTTCCGCCGCATCGTGGGGGTTCCGCCGGCCGCGTACCAACGTGCCGCAGGAACGTACAAGACGGAGAAAAACCCCAGCACATAA
- a CDS encoding chorismate mutase, which produces MSSTLERHAVAVGELLVGEGPAVVIGDRVSLRAHPAEADAHEVLRGARGRPEGVRGDARVGVEVGERAAAVLAEPRTAADLPAVASLADAVVVGAAWTRDIPLVRAAAGLGLPVVVERRAGAPLEEWLGLADYCALEGDGRVILCERGPLDLGLLRAARTASGRPVLADVSADPGLSAAAVAAGADGLVVHAPARLRAAPALPYGTPPAPRGHAVPAPSYGDVLQEAGRGAPDAEVEALTAWRVAEEAVTVVGALLRPESPATIPECRAAIDRVDAALATLLERRAALAGTVQRLKPVGGFAGRDLARERALVARMALRAPSLGEARLAPVMNAVIEAGLHLAEEHAPRH; this is translated from the coding sequence ATGTCGTCGACGTTGGAACGGCACGCGGTGGCGGTCGGGGAGCTGCTGGTGGGCGAGGGGCCCGCCGTGGTGATCGGTGACCGGGTGAGCCTGCGGGCGCACCCGGCGGAGGCGGACGCGCACGAGGTGCTCCGGGGAGCCCGCGGGCGTCCTGAAGGCGTTCGGGGAGACGCCCGGGTGGGCGTGGAGGTCGGTGAACGGGCCGCGGCGGTGCTCGCCGAGCCGCGCACCGCCGCCGACCTGCCGGCCGTCGCCTCGCTCGCGGACGCGGTCGTGGTGGGGGCGGCGTGGACGCGCGACATCCCGCTCGTCCGGGCGGCGGCGGGCCTCGGGCTGCCGGTCGTCGTCGAACGGCGGGCGGGCGCGCCGCTGGAGGAGTGGCTCGGGCTCGCGGACTACTGCGCCCTGGAGGGCGACGGGCGGGTCATCCTGTGCGAGCGCGGGCCGCTCGACCTCGGGCTGCTGCGCGCGGCCCGTACGGCGTCGGGACGGCCGGTGCTGGCCGACGTCTCCGCCGACCCCGGCCTGTCCGCGGCCGCGGTCGCCGCCGGCGCCGACGGTCTCGTCGTGCACGCCCCCGCCCGCCTCCGCGCCGCCCCGGCCCTCCCGTACGGGACGCCGCCCGCTCCGCGCGGGCACGCCGTCCCGGCTCCTTCGTACGGTGACGTCCTCCAAGAGGCCGGGCGGGGCGCGCCGGACGCGGAGGTGGAGGCGTTGACGGCGTGGCGGGTGGCCGAGGAGGCCGTGACGGTCGTGGGGGCGCTGCTGCGGCCCGAGTCGCCCGCGACGATCCCCGAGTGCCGGGCCGCCATCGACCGCGTGGACGCCGCCCTGGCCACCCTCCTCGAACGGCGTGCCGCCCTCGCGGGCACCGTCCAGCGCCTCAAGCCCGTCGGCGGCTTCGCCGGGCGCGACCTCGCCAGGGAACGCGCCCTGGTGGCCCGCATGGCGCTGCGCGCCCCGTCACTCGGCGAGGCCCGGCTGGCCCCCGTCATGAACGCCGTCATCGAGGCCGGCCTCCACCTGGCCGAAGAACACGCCCCCCGCCACTGA
- a CDS encoding serine/threonine-protein kinase: MSDSAAVTVGGRYRLLKAIGKGGMGKVWQAHDEVLGRDVAVKEVVPPPDLTGPEREVFARRTFREARAAGRVAHPGVATVYDVLEEDGHPWIVMQLVRSRTLGEAIREDGPLEPYDTARIGVHLLQALRAAHAAGVLHRDVKPDNVLLAEDGRTVLTDFGIATTEDDSTVTRTGVLIGTPAFIAPERAAGGRASAASDLWSLGVTLYQAVEGHSPFQRTNPLTTLGAVMHAEPEPAARAGVLAPVLSGLLRKNPAERMTLDEAERRLTTILMGGSPDAAGPVSATKIMPTAVPGGTIPAGPGEATGAAAGTVPAGPHPSSGHAPAPDTAGPGTTAGAAAAGGTRAPSAGPPATAARATEAGPAGAGWTNAGPTGAGPTGADPRAAGAGIGPAGAGSGAAGGAGRRRRGVALAALAGGAVLVAAITGGAAWWSSRASDSSRPSSPTQPAVVTESSSRPSSEEARPEETEPPSQRTGEAPVPRRSPEGTPSPTGGRPSQKKTPARSPAPADGEEKKRDTGAKNDDAEDDGAKDDKPSDDEDTGGVIEGSQ; this comes from the coding sequence ATGTCCGATTCAGCGGCGGTGACGGTCGGCGGGAGATATCGGCTGCTCAAGGCGATCGGCAAGGGCGGCATGGGCAAGGTCTGGCAGGCACATGACGAGGTGCTGGGCCGGGACGTGGCGGTCAAGGAGGTCGTGCCCCCGCCCGACCTGACGGGGCCGGAACGCGAGGTGTTCGCCCGGCGCACGTTCCGCGAGGCCAGGGCGGCCGGCCGGGTGGCGCATCCGGGCGTGGCCACCGTGTACGACGTCCTGGAGGAGGACGGGCACCCCTGGATCGTCATGCAGCTCGTACGCTCCCGCACGCTCGGCGAGGCGATCCGCGAGGACGGGCCGCTGGAGCCGTACGACACCGCGAGGATCGGCGTGCACCTGCTCCAGGCGTTGCGCGCCGCGCACGCCGCCGGGGTGCTGCACCGGGACGTGAAACCGGACAACGTGCTGCTCGCCGAGGACGGCCGTACCGTGCTGACCGACTTCGGCATCGCCACGACCGAGGACGACAGCACCGTCACCCGGACGGGGGTCCTCATCGGGACGCCCGCCTTCATCGCGCCCGAGCGGGCGGCGGGCGGGCGCGCCTCGGCCGCGTCGGACCTGTGGTCGTTAGGCGTCACGCTCTACCAGGCCGTCGAGGGCCACTCCCCCTTCCAGCGCACCAACCCCCTCACCACGCTGGGCGCGGTCATGCACGCCGAGCCGGAGCCGGCGGCCCGCGCGGGGGTGCTCGCCCCGGTGCTGAGCGGGCTGCTGCGCAAGAACCCGGCCGAACGCATGACCCTGGACGAGGCCGAACGGCGCCTCACCACGATCCTCATGGGCGGCTCCCCGGACGCGGCCGGCCCGGTCTCAGCCACCAAGATCATGCCCACCGCCGTCCCGGGCGGCACGATCCCCGCGGGCCCCGGCGAGGCGACGGGCGCGGCAGCCGGTACGGTCCCAGCGGGACCGCACCCGTCCAGCGGTCACGCCCCCGCACCAGACACCGCCGGACCAGGCACCACAGCAGGCGCCGCCGCAGCCGGGGGAACGCGAGCGCCGAGCGCCGGCCCGCCGGCAACCGCCGCGAGAGCAACGGAAGCAGGACCAGCAGGCGCAGGATGGACCAACGCAGGACCGACGGGCGCAGGCCCCACGGGCGCTGACCCCCGAGCGGCGGGTGCAGGCATCGGACCGGCCGGTGCGGGCAGCGGAGCGGCGGGGGGCGCGGGGAGGCGGCGGCGCGGGGTGGCGCTGGCGGCGCTCGCCGGGGGTGCGGTCCTGGTGGCCGCGATCACCGGCGGGGCGGCCTGGTGGTCGAGCCGCGCGTCCGACTCGTCGCGCCCCTCGTCGCCCACGCAGCCGGCGGTCGTCACCGAGTCCTCGTCACGGCCCTCTTCCGAGGAGGCCCGCCCGGAGGAGACGGAGCCGCCGTCCCAGCGGACCGGCGAGGCCCCCGTGCCCCGGCGTTCACCGGAGGGCACGCCCTCCCCCACCGGCGGCCGCCCGAGCCAGAAGAAGACCCCGGCCAGGTCTCCGGCCCCGGCCGACGGCGAGGAGAAGAAGCGGGACACCGGAGCCAAGAACGACGACGCCGAGGACGACGGCGCGAAGGACGACAAGCCGTCCGACGACGAGGACACGGGCGGCGTGATCGAGGGCTCACAGTGA
- a CDS encoding AzlC family ABC transporter permease, with amino-acid sequence MDGTTHRPAPVRDGLGVGLAVGLSGLAFGAAAVTAGLSVPQACVLSLLTFTGASQFALTGAVGAGGDPIAAVAGALLLGGRNTLYGLRLADLLQVRGPRRLLAAHGVIDETTAVALAQPDRESARTGFLVTFASLYIAWNLTTLAGAYGTAFLGDPGAFGLDVVGPAAFLAILWPRLSASRELRALAAGGAAMALCATPFLPPGVPVLLAAAAVLPVLLRR; translated from the coding sequence ATGGATGGAACGACACATCGTCCCGCCCCCGTCCGGGACGGTCTGGGGGTCGGGCTGGCCGTGGGGCTGTCCGGGCTCGCCTTCGGGGCCGCGGCCGTCACCGCGGGACTGAGCGTGCCGCAGGCGTGCGTGCTGAGCCTGCTGACGTTCACGGGGGCCTCGCAGTTCGCGCTGACCGGCGCCGTCGGCGCGGGCGGCGACCCGATAGCCGCCGTCGCCGGCGCGCTGCTGCTCGGCGGCCGCAACACCTTGTACGGCCTGCGCCTCGCCGACCTGCTCCAGGTACGCGGCCCGCGGCGGCTGCTGGCCGCGCACGGCGTGATCGACGAGACCACCGCCGTCGCGCTCGCCCAGCCCGACCGGGAGTCGGCGCGCACGGGTTTCCTGGTCACCTTCGCCAGCCTCTACATCGCCTGGAACCTGACGACGCTCGCGGGCGCGTACGGCACCGCGTTCCTCGGCGACCCCGGCGCGTTCGGGCTGGACGTGGTGGGGCCGGCCGCGTTCCTCGCCATCCTCTGGCCCCGGCTGAGCGCGAGCCGCGAGCTGCGCGCGCTGGCGGCCGGCGGGGCCGCGATGGCGCTGTGCGCCACGCCGTTCCTGCCGCCCGGCGTCCCGGTGCTGCTCGCGGCCGCGGCCGTCCTGCCGGTCCTGCTGCGGAGGTGA
- a CDS encoding SGNH/GDSL hydrolase family protein, producing the protein MPSSPPPAPGRWRGAPARVVAAVVLGVALAVACLPLGVVPGLACAVLGLGCPDTAAPAGRLPERIRLTPLQAAQSGTYVGLGDSYSSGEGVYDQDTEPVNDGADRCHRAGGSYVPVIAETYSFAGGTAFYACSGATTGQLLTGQWGQRPQISRVGPTASLITLSIGGNDAGFSKVLTACIAKLPWSSACVDQDAAVGRRIEQLRADMLKVLRELRGRAPEARIVVLGYPRPFPQDPVASVDNLSAADQRWINGVTRRLNDAVGSVVRDFDRAIAAFGAPGSAEYVDAYEAFTGHEVGRQQPYLNGLALDMDPFNVNARSYHPTGEGYRRFAELISEQIAAGPGRPLGNYRLTTTP; encoded by the coding sequence TTGCCGTCCTCGCCCCCGCCGGCGCCGGGGCGGTGGCGGGGCGCGCCCGCGCGGGTCGTCGCCGCGGTCGTGCTGGGCGTCGCCCTCGCGGTCGCCTGCCTGCCGCTCGGCGTGGTGCCGGGACTGGCCTGCGCCGTCCTCGGCCTCGGCTGCCCGGACACCGCCGCGCCGGCCGGACGGCTGCCCGAGCGGATCCGCCTCACGCCCCTCCAGGCGGCGCAGAGCGGCACGTACGTCGGCCTCGGCGACTCCTACTCCTCCGGAGAAGGCGTCTACGACCAGGACACCGAGCCGGTCAACGACGGCGCCGACCGCTGCCACCGGGCCGGCGGCTCCTACGTCCCCGTGATCGCCGAAACCTACAGCTTCGCCGGCGGCACCGCGTTCTACGCCTGCAGCGGCGCCACCACCGGCCAGCTCCTCACCGGCCAGTGGGGCCAGCGCCCCCAGATCAGCCGGGTGGGCCCCACGGCGAGCCTGATCACGCTGAGCATCGGCGGCAACGACGCGGGCTTCTCCAAGGTCCTGACCGCCTGCATCGCCAAGCTGCCCTGGTCGTCGGCCTGCGTCGACCAGGACGCCGCCGTCGGCCGCCGCATCGAGCAGCTGCGCGCCGACATGCTCAAGGTCCTGCGCGAGCTGCGCGGCCGGGCGCCCGAGGCGCGGATCGTCGTCCTCGGCTACCCGCGGCCGTTCCCGCAGGACCCGGTGGCCTCCGTCGACAACCTGAGCGCCGCCGACCAGCGGTGGATCAACGGCGTGACCCGGCGGCTCAACGACGCGGTCGGGTCCGTGGTGCGCGACTTCGACCGCGCCATCGCCGCGTTCGGCGCGCCGGGCAGCGCCGAGTACGTGGACGCCTACGAGGCTTTCACGGGGCACGAGGTGGGGCGGCAGCAGCCGTACCTCAACGGGCTGGCTCTGGACATGGACCCGTTCAACGTCAACGCGCGCAGCTATCACCCGACGGGCGAGGGCTACCGGCGCTTCGCCGAGCTGATCAGCGAGCAGATCGCCGCGGGCCCGGGCCGCCCTCTCGGCAACTACCGCCTCACCACCACCCCCTGA